A single genomic interval of Lentimicrobium saccharophilum harbors:
- a CDS encoding TrmH family RNA methyltransferase: MSELITSPQNARIKNLLLLQQKSRERRKQNLVVVEGLRETAIAVENGYRMTEFFVCPEISNQTGFVDLVGNARVTEVSAAVFEKLAYREGSDGCIALFEPRWLKIGEVKLRPDPLVVILESVEKPGNLGAILRTADAAGLDAVIVCDPLTDIYNPNVIRSGVGCVFSRQVVACSTEEAQQWLKDKGIRSYAAELQASSHYHLHSYQGPTAFVMGTEADGLTRKWIDFCDERIIIPMLGSIDSLNVSVSAAVLVFEAMRQRGFSIP; the protein is encoded by the coding sequence ATGTCAGAACTTATCACCAGCCCGCAAAATGCCAGGATCAAAAACCTTCTGCTGCTTCAGCAGAAATCGCGGGAGCGCAGGAAGCAAAATCTGGTAGTGGTTGAAGGGCTGCGCGAAACAGCCATCGCAGTGGAAAACGGCTACAGGATGACTGAATTTTTCGTTTGTCCGGAGATCAGCAACCAAACCGGTTTTGTGGATTTGGTTGGTAATGCAAGGGTTACGGAAGTAAGCGCAGCCGTGTTTGAAAAACTGGCTTACCGCGAAGGCTCCGATGGCTGTATTGCGCTGTTTGAACCACGCTGGCTGAAAATCGGTGAGGTAAAATTACGTCCCGATCCCCTGGTGGTGATCCTTGAATCGGTGGAGAAACCCGGCAATCTGGGCGCAATCCTTCGTACTGCCGATGCCGCCGGTCTTGACGCCGTGATTGTGTGTGATCCGTTGACCGATATATATAACCCCAATGTAATCCGTTCAGGAGTGGGTTGCGTGTTTTCGAGGCAGGTGGTAGCCTGCTCCACTGAAGAAGCGCAGCAATGGCTCAAAGATAAAGGAATCCGCAGCTATGCTGCTGAATTGCAGGCCTCCTCGCACTATCATCTTCACAGCTACCAGGGGCCGACCGCCTTTGTGATGGGAACGGAAGCCGACGGGCTTACACGGAAATGGATAGACTTCTGCGATGAGCGCATCATCATACCCATGCTGGGCAGTATCGACTCGCTGAATGTGTCGGTTTCGGCGGCGGTGTTGGTTTTTGAAGCCATGCGGCAGCGGGGCTTCAGCATTCCATAG
- the mtgA gene encoding monofunctional biosynthetic peptidoglycan transglycosylase — MITAKSVTRKLFRLIRFAVFFFFFSTVLVTIIYRFVRPPVTPLQLIRVAEQIAEGEKVKMNRDWVKLRDISPHMVQAVVAAEDNNFMKHHGFDLEAIKKARELNKKRKNKLGASTISQQTAKNVFLWPDRTWLRKGLEVYFTGLIEIFWGKRRIMEVYLNVIEMGDGIYGVEKAAGKYYRKPASDLNRAEAAMIAAVLPNPRRWSPASPTAYIQRKQQRIMRVMNQMEKVKF; from the coding sequence ATGATTACCGCAAAGTCTGTCACCAGAAAGCTTTTCCGTCTGATCCGCTTTGCCGTTTTCTTTTTTTTCTTTTCCACGGTTCTTGTTACCATTATATACAGGTTTGTTAGACCTCCCGTAACGCCTTTGCAACTGATCAGGGTTGCTGAACAAATTGCAGAAGGCGAAAAGGTGAAGATGAACCGCGACTGGGTGAAACTCAGGGATATTTCCCCGCACATGGTTCAGGCGGTGGTTGCTGCTGAGGACAACAATTTCATGAAGCATCACGGTTTTGACCTGGAAGCGATTAAAAAAGCCAGGGAACTCAATAAAAAGAGGAAAAACAAGTTGGGGGCCAGCACCATTTCGCAGCAGACGGCCAAGAATGTTTTCCTATGGCCCGACCGGACATGGCTCAGAAAGGGACTGGAGGTCTATTTCACCGGACTGATTGAAATATTCTGGGGGAAGCGGCGCATTATGGAGGTGTATCTCAATGTAATTGAGATGGGCGACGGTATTTATGGGGTTGAAAAGGCCGCCGGCAAGTATTACCGGAAACCCGCGTCAGACCTTAACCGTGCCGAGGCCGCGATGATTGCCGCCGTGCTGCCCAATCCGCGCCGGTGGAGCCCTGCCTCACCAACAGCTTATATTCAGCGGAAACAACAGCGGATTATGCGGGTGATGAATCAAATGGAGAAGGTGAAATTTTAA
- a CDS encoding DUF4476 domain-containing protein — MKQKFPLLLIIAALFLNLSAFAQLKTNLVFFTEQGERFTLILNGIRQNPAPETNVKVTDLIAPTYKVKIIFDEQGIPDLDKTLTFNQGTETTFVIKRNNKNEYVMRWMNEVPIEQALPPATGQQVVVYTTQPPAPSTVTQTTTTYTETYGEPQGNVSMGVSINDPELGVNMNINVGGAIPSGSQAVTTQTTTTTYSTTTTASDGYYQEPVRQQPVPQQQAYVMPGYNGPVGCPYPMHPSEFQEVKRSIESKSFDDTRLTIAKQVIASNCLLSAQVKEIMLLFTFEDTRLDLAKYAYGYTYDTGNYYKLNDAFTFESTIEELDEYINGFRR, encoded by the coding sequence ATGAAGCAAAAATTTCCCCTTCTGCTGATCATCGCAGCGCTATTCCTTAATCTCAGTGCCTTTGCACAACTCAAAACCAACCTTGTCTTTTTTACTGAGCAGGGCGAAAGGTTTACCCTGATCCTGAACGGTATCCGTCAGAATCCGGCTCCCGAGACCAATGTGAAGGTTACCGATCTGATTGCTCCGACTTATAAGGTAAAGATCATCTTCGATGAGCAGGGGATACCCGATCTGGATAAAACCCTGACGTTTAACCAGGGGACTGAAACTACATTTGTCATAAAGCGGAACAATAAAAACGAGTATGTGATGCGCTGGATGAACGAGGTGCCCATTGAGCAGGCTTTGCCTCCGGCCACGGGTCAGCAGGTGGTTGTTTATACCACCCAGCCTCCGGCGCCCTCCACGGTCACCCAAACCACCACTACCTACACGGAAACCTACGGCGAGCCTCAGGGAAATGTATCCATGGGAGTCAGCATCAATGATCCTGAACTGGGCGTGAATATGAACATCAATGTCGGAGGGGCCATTCCGTCAGGCTCGCAGGCAGTCACCACCCAAACCACTACCACCACTTACTCCACCACCACTACCGCTTCTGACGGGTATTATCAGGAGCCGGTCCGGCAACAGCCGGTGCCGCAGCAGCAGGCGTATGTAATGCCGGGGTATAATGGACCAGTGGGATGTCCGTATCCAATGCATCCATCTGAATTCCAGGAAGTAAAGAGATCAATTGAAAGCAAATCCTTTGACGATACCCGCCTCACCATCGCCAAACAGGTCATCGCCTCTAACTGTTTGCTCAGCGCACAGGTGAAGGAGATTATGCTCCTCTTCACCTTCGAGGATACCCGCCTCGACCTGGCAAAATATGCCTATGGATATACCTACGACACCGGAAATTATTACAAACTGAATGATGCTTTCACCTTTGAATCGACCATTGAGGAACTTGATGAATACATCAATGGCTTTCGAAGGTAA